The following are encoded in a window of Methanobrevibacter sp. V74 genomic DNA:
- a CDS encoding carboxypeptidase-like regulatory domain-containing protein, whose translation MDIHENIYRTNGFRILGLDITSKNRKIDNRISKINRYRERKDFNDTEPLVDVFKNSKMDFLLPVSPEPSYNEYQDAKNRLKDVETRLIDEIFWFWPKSFDSDLDDEIVGYLKDGEYYEAISYWNDTSISNTMNMTSIHNLAVLYHVRALDGFIDGDGDIMLFDDLELSLNYWSRIIDSNNFKNFVKERVNTLNHPRLTEKFVDEIFEELPYDLLNINYIFIKKYLDSSNITKTQLDCVSNFIDCIQNSPFDKSVISRVSSKITNLIENSINRNKDSFVRSFESADEKDKFNLLFDYSDEIMPYLSILHDSLSNDTFANNLLNNTCRFLLNKIPTAEILIFMKLVDDASYKKFIDLLNMLYENVTDKALKENIRADLSIDEIKFDETSSDVNSANLNVSVKDQKGNNLIAVVMLSNSETGQKFEEVMTTSGSTTIYDLPKGNYEYKVIALGYEIREGKINIGTGQNSLDIRLDEIMPIVHNTFSYNKRFFIFVAAVILASIAFNVVINML comes from the coding sequence TATTTACAGGACAAATGGTTTTAGAATTCTCGGTTTGGATATAACAAGTAAAAATAGAAAAATTGATAATCGTATTTCTAAAATTAATAGATACAGAGAAAGAAAAGATTTTAATGATACTGAACCTTTAGTTGATGTTTTTAAAAATTCTAAAATGGATTTTTTATTGCCAGTTTCACCAGAGCCATCATATAATGAGTATCAGGATGCAAAAAATAGATTAAAAGATGTTGAAACAAGATTGATAGATGAAATTTTTTGGTTTTGGCCAAAATCATTTGACAGTGATTTAGATGATGAAATTGTAGGATATTTAAAAGACGGTGAATATTATGAAGCTATTTCTTATTGGAATGACACATCTATATCAAACACTATGAATATGACTTCCATCCATAATTTGGCTGTTTTATATCATGTTAGAGCATTAGATGGATTTATCGATGGTGATGGGGATATAATGTTATTTGATGATTTAGAGCTTTCATTAAATTATTGGTCACGAATTATTGATTCAAATAACTTTAAAAACTTTGTTAAAGAAAGAGTCAATACTTTGAATCATCCTCGTTTGACTGAAAAGTTTGTTGATGAAATATTTGAAGAATTGCCTTATGATTTGTTAAATATTAATTATATTTTTATTAAAAAATATTTGGACTCCTCAAATATCACAAAAACACAATTGGATTGTGTATCTAATTTCATTGACTGTATTCAAAATTCTCCTTTCGATAAATCAGTTATTTCAAGAGTCTCTTCTAAAATTACTAATCTCATTGAAAATTCAATAAATCGAAATAAGGATTCTTTTGTAAGGTCTTTTGAAAGTGCAGATGAAAAGGATAAATTTAATTTATTATTTGATTATAGTGATGAGATAATGCCTTATTTATCAATATTACACGATTCATTAAGCAATGACACTTTTGCAAATAATTTATTGAATAATACTTGTAGATTTTTGCTAAATAAAATTCCAACCGCTGAAATATTGATTTTCATGAAATTAGTGGATGATGCAAGTTATAAGAAATTTATAGATTTATTAAATATGTTATATGAAAATGTCACTGATAAGGCATTAAAAGAGAATATACGTGCGGATTTGTCTATTGATGAAATTAAATTTGACGAAACAAGTTCTGATGTTAACTCAGCTAATCTTAATGTATCTGTTAAAGACCAGAAGGGCAATAATTTAATCGCTGTTGTGATGTTGTCTAATTCTGAAACTGGTCAGAAGTTTGAGGAAGTCATGACCACTTCGGGATCAACTACTATATATGACTTACCTAAAGGTAACTATGAATATAAAGTAATAGCTTTAGGATATGAAATACGTGAAGGTAAAATAAATATTGGCACCGGTCAAAATTCATTAGATATAAGACTTGATGAGATAATGCCTATAGTTCATAATACTTTCTCTTACAATAAACGATTTTTCATTTTCGTTGCTGCAGTGATTTTAGCATCCATTGCATTTAATGTGGTTATTAATATGCTATAG